GTCCGGTAACTTGACAATGGAATTGAAGGAAATCTGTGACTTTTCACATGAAAGTAAGAAATTTGTGTGATTCGACTAGCTTTCTGCCATTAGACAATTGTTTTCTAATATAGAAAGGACCCTGCTGAATTGTTGTGAATTCGTGAAAATGCTAAATACGTATGGTATCAGTAAGTTGTTTGTTTATGAATTCATTCGTGTGACGTCACAACCGTTAACGTACGTGATTTAGAATAGTTCGTGTTCTTTAGGGCAGTGCAAGTTTGATCTTGTTACAGAAACATCCGTTTACGTAATGAACGGGGTACTACGCGTTTCTCCTCTCGACCTTCCAACCCAGTTGcagtaaaaattatttttgaattccCTAGTGTTTTTAATTGCATTAAACTTTTAAACAAGAAACGTTGGCAATGTATTTAACTCAACTTTAACTGTTTAGCAAGTGAATTTataacatttagttcaagtTTTGCTTATCACATTCGCCAAAgcatcttttttaaaaatttttactaaaaCAGCTCGAACAATTTAAAGTTAAATTTCGTTAAATATTCACTActttcatttccttttagtaaatctatttgttttttccacTACGATGAGGAAGTTGATAGCCAGTGAAAGAAAACGGTATAAGCTGATATTtgagacaaacaaaaaacaaaacgaaacagTCAATTTCCCTTTGTGGAAATTCAGGACACTCGAAGGGCCCGCTAGATTGCGTCTGCGCGTGCAGCCGTGAGCGGTAGGGAAAGACCCTAGCCGTTTACTAACCCCACCTGGATTCCTCCCGCTCCGTTGTTTTTGTGAATGTACGCAGCGGTTTGCGTTTCGGGAGGGAAGACCGTAGACGGacgtgaagaaaaaaaaaagaagtgggTATACATAGTGGGTTAGTTGCAGGATGTCGTTCATAGAGCAGCCGCTCGTCAGTGAGGCAACAACGTCGAACTTTCCCTCCGTTTGTTTGTTATCTATTCGAGTGTGCAACGAAAGACAACATTGCCATTTTGTGTCCAAGTGCGGCCATCGTCAAGTTTGTTTTCAGTTTTCTTCTGTGCAGAAAAATTACATCTGGGTGAGTTGTtatctcttgaattttcgaTACGCAGGGAAAACAAGGTTAAAGGGAATAAGAGGAAGTAGCTCACGCTAATAATGACGTCATTCAAAAGCGCCGGTTGGAATGCGGTTATCCCGCAAACCTTTTCTGACCGCGAACTCGTTTACGGAACtattcgtttgtttttgatttgtaGATAATAATTTCATTGTGCATGTAACTTTTGAAATCCTtagttctctttttctcttttggttGACACGCGGGATCAATACTGTCGGGAATTTTTGACTAGAAACAGCTGTTTCTATGCAGTTGTTGAGACACCATAGTTTAAgagttttttttaacagtcaTGAGAATGCCAGAGATTTCCAAGGTTGGTTGGCAATTGAGGAAGCGTGCAAATGACCGCGTGAGTGCAGTCACCCCTCAATTGGAGTTGGTATccttttcaaaatcttttgcttttttgcGTCAATCACGAATAGAACGTAATTAACCAAAGTACTGAAAAGAATACGTGATCGATTACACCTTGACGACGTAACGGGATATCTCCCATTCTAATATCtcggcccttttttttctaatccaCCCAAACTTTTCTAGAGAAAAGATGGGAACGTTTCTCCTTGTCCCGAATTTATCGTGCACGATTTTCGTTTTCTGTGGAAAAACTTTGATGGCTTGCCTATCGTAATCCCGCACTGCTAACTGATCTTTCACAAGCCGGGACTTTAGTTTTACCACGGTGATGATGGGGGGAAATCCTAAAACGTGAAGGGcgtgtattctttttttgtcggCGTGACGACATTATTACAAACTATTccaatttaaaacatttaaaaagcAATCTTTTTTTGCACACAGCGGCATTTTATGCGATTGTTGCCGTGTGTTTAGTTTGTGACGTCAACAACCAGCTGTTTCAGTCGTGCCGACCACATTTTCTCTGCGTTTCCACATGTCCCGCAGCGTTCGTGccaccgattttttttttttcttttcttttctactgGGCACCTCCCACAATCCCAGCTAGACAAGCAGTCGCCAATTATATTCTATTCTCTTTAGATACACAAGTCGCTTTGCAATTGCGGCTGCCAAACTAAATGTGGGCactgcaaaaaagaaattctcgCGGGAGGGGTTTCCTGGAACAAGtgcttttttttacatttctctAATTAAGggtgaaatgttttttttttttaaatggaattAGAGAGAACAAGGCACAGTAGATTGATCTCGACAGTTGTCTGCTAATGGCTCCCCTGTTCTTTTCTTATCGAACGACGATCTCGAATGCACGAAGAATCACGGTCACGTTGGGAAGGATGGGGCGGAAAGTAACTGGAACAGAATTGAATTCCGTTGGAATGATCGATGTGCCATGACCTACTTTCCCGTAAAACAATTACGAGAACGACGACTTGGGCGGGATTCGAAACAACAAAGTTTGAACGcccagaaggaaaaagggaaTTAACGTATgcaaaaaatgtattttcccATGACGTTTTCATCTCGTCATAAGGTTATTAAGACAGCCGCTTATCTGTTGGGCAAACTTAACagacaataacaacaacaaacaaagtCGATAGCGAATGTCGCAAGTTCACTAGACGGTCTGGTGACGTAGTtatcaaaaaataattttgactCCCTCCCCTATATAGTCGAATCACGCGGGAGTTATCGGGCATAAGGATTTCAGTTCTCCAGTCGTACGGTTCGCTCGTTTTCAAAGTGGTCGTGATTCGCGCGTGATtcaagaaattcattaattaTTACGATATTTGGATGTTGACTTGTGGCTCGTGACACAAACCTTTCGTCCAAAATTTGGTGATACAGAACAAAACCAGAACTGATTAGTTTTCGAATAAGGAACTGCGTTTTCGTTCGTCAAACAGCGTGTCCGATCGAGTGGTCCTGTTGCTAAAGACTTTCACCGTCACTTTTCTGTTCAATTATTTTGCAAGGTAATTGTTTTGAATTGCATAACGTTTGTTAGTGGAAAAGTCCAGGTAGATTGTACTgtcctatttttatttgttcttgtttcCTGCGTGTGGCTGTTCGTTTTTAATGACCAGTTTGCCCTCGTGCCACCAATTTAGAGGTTTCTCGTATTACACGAAATTCGTTTCAATTGACATTTGTGCAATGGGATTCAAGGCTTGTCCAATTTGACACCGTAACATCAATATCCTTGACCGTGATCGAAACATATTTTCACTAGGCATTTGCAACATTTCAGTGCGAtgcaaatttttgtttcaggGTAGATCTAATTTCATTTAAAGGATTTTAAATGTGTTCCCTTCTTAAATTTATCCCAATGAAAATGGCAATTGATTTACTGGCAGAGTGGGATTTCCccgttttatttaaaaatcaaggAAACAAAAGGTAgtataaacaagaaaatagcGTAATAACTCgctattttgatttttttaaatgtaaaatcaCGAGGTTAACGTTGGCTGATTCTACAATGTTTTCTATGACGTCATTCTCTGATGACGTGTCACTTCTAGTCAGCACTTTTCCTACCACTCgtccctgttttttttttttcatctttgccaaagtcgtaaaaaaacaaaactgaaaaaaaaaggccacaTACAGACTTTCACTTAAAAATTGTAATTCAAAATCTTATCGATGCAGTTGGCGGATGGAATGGTGTGTTGGACAGTGAACGACGAAAAAGCTGTTTTGGATTCAGCAACCGCCATTGGTAATAAAATGGAAGTTCAACCCAACGctaaaaaatgtaaattcCAAGATCAGTCGGAAATGAAGCTGCCATCTCTTCCGGCAGATCCGTGTCCGGATTTGCGTCCTTTCTGCCATCAGGTGAGCGAATTAATAATTCAGACTGAACCGAATAATAGCATAAATTAACTTTCAAATGCATTTGTGAAGGTCGGAGGGCATACCCAATTTTTACAGCTGGATCAATCCACCGTTTGCAAGCCTCTCATCCCTCGGGAGTTGAGTTTTTATCTGAACGCACCACCTGATATTCGCACCTTCACACCCAAGTGCAAAGGTAAACGACACGTAGCCTAACAATCAACAATAACGTTTTTATCACAAGTCCCCAAACTATTTTAAACAAACTTGTTTGAGTATAGATTAGTCACGTCGTAAATACGGCAATTCTTAATAGAACATCTTCACGTCATTTGCATACTAATGATTCTGCATCATTGTATAATATTTCATGTCTAAATTTTGGGCCgagaaaattattttgctgACGTCAGTTTCTCTGGggaggtggggggggggagtctAATTGCGTTCTCCAAATAGAGCGGGACACGAAGACTTTGCTTAGCATTCTTCTAGAGTGAAAAAtgaaggaaacaaaagaaaaacgagggATGCTTTTTCTTCAGACGGCAGAAACTTTGGGGACAGAAATATCCTCTCACCCACGACGGCCCTTGTGTCGGCTCTCATCTTTTGCCACACATGTGCAACTGAACAATAGACAAAAAAGCCGACGTCAGTGTTAAAGATAAATGACTTAATCAAATTCCTCTATGCTAATCACGCGGATTATTCAGAGcttttgtatttgtttgttgATACTTGATGTAATCGTCTGACATCATTTTGATCTGATTGTGAGCTTTTGCCATTTTAATTGTTCAGGTGTGATCCAGACGTGGCACCAAGAAGGTCGTCAATATTGGAAACGATTCGCCATGGATGAAATCAGCGTCACGGCCGAACATTCAGAAATCTCGTCCCATCCAAACACCCGTCACGATGCGCCATTGAGGTAACGTGCAATCCGCAACGAAATTTTGATaattacaaaaattaataattccATAATCGTGTAGGATATCCCTGGCTGGCCATGAAGCCATTTCTTACCATCCAGCACACACCTACACTGATGGATCATCTCAATGTGAGTTTTctctccaaaaaaaaatctgtttttttctttatgggCTATTTTCGTATGGTCGTGGTCGGCGCCCCCGTTCATTTCACtaagtgtgtgtgtgccagATCTCTCTTCCACTTTTGGTTGTTTTTAATAGAAAATAGTTGGGCAGCTCGCCAGATTCGTGTTCGTCTATACGTTCGTGAATTTGTCTGAAGCTTTTCTCTCAATTTCGTGTCGGCAAAAAGATGAGGTACATGTACGAGTAGCGTCTCCCCcattaaataaagaaaatacgCGTTTAAATTCCTTTTCCACGTGACCGAATTGACGTGATCAGTTTTTAAAACAGTTTTAGAAGATCCCTTTTCATCGGACAATCAAACAGGAAGGAAGTAGCACACTCTTAAAAGACCTTGCATTCTACGAcgtttaaatttcaaaatatgcCGACTAGCAGAAAAAGAATCAGCCAGGAAAAAATTGCTAATTTATGATGCCACCCTTGACTCTTCCAAGGTTAACACCACCTGTCGATTTCTGGCGCCGCTTCGCCATTATTCGTTCGCTAATGAATTGGCAGCACGCGATAGCTATAAAGCCTTTATTGGCCAATGTCGACTAGACACTTCCCTCGGCCCTTAACTATGCCAAGTGCAATTTTAAAGGCCTCCTTAAATATTTCCGGTTCCTCCTGTTGCTGacctctattttttttcttcagttcCTTCCTGTAAAAGATTTCATCAATTCACGTGATAATtcaaagagttttttttttcaaatgcaatttctttttaaattgttcAGTTTTTATGATGCTGGAGAACGTAGCGTCCGCATCGAAATTCGAGCGTCCCTGCGTACTGGACTTGAAGATGGGCACCAGGCAACACGGTGACGACGCATCCGCCGAGAAACGGAACCGGCAGATGGCCAAATGCGCAGCTAGCACTTCCGCCTCTCTCGGACTCCGACTCTGTGGCATGAAGGTATGTAGTCTGGCTCATTATCTTTCGATCATCTCCACATGTGCTAAATGCTAAGCTTTTgcgccatttaaaaaaaaaattgacattGCGAAGTTGATCCTGTTCAATGTGTTCCTGGCTAGTCCGGCCATTTGGTAGACGGCCAATAAGTTTGGCAACCGTTTTAAAAAGctaagaataaaaaactaagacaacccatttttttcttcttctaaattTGCGGTGATCTATTTTTATTCTGGGCCATCTGGTTTTCTTTAAATACTGACAATGTGTCAATTGTTCAGGTGTACGAAGCCACATCGAACAAGTTCTTCGTCCAGGACAAATATTTTGGACGGAGACTCGATGCAGATGGACTACGGAAGGCGTTGGTCCAGTTTTTTGCTAGCGGTGGGGCTCGTCGTGCTGGAATTATTGGAGCCATCCTGGAACGTCTGAGGCTTCTCCGCAAAGCTATAGAACAGCAGGACACTTTTCGTTTCTATTCGAGGTGCATGATTCCAACTAGATTTCTCTAAACATTTGTTACTAACGTGAAAATTTGCATGTCCAGTTCCTTGTTGATCGTCTACGAAGGATGCGATGAAAATTGCGAATTTTATCTCGGTCGCGATTACCATTTCCTCTGTCCTCCACCTGCTAGACGATCTAGCGAGCCGGAGACAGCTGATAATGTTAGTTGTTACAAACCAGCAAGATCCAGCTCAGACGTCCAAATTCCACGACTAAATGAAGTGGCCATTCAAAGGCAAGTGTCCGTCGCAGACACTAACGATTGTTACTTGACGGACAGCTGTGAAACTCAATGTTTTGGTACCAGTCCACAATCCGTTGACAGCGGTCTTGATTGCCTCATGATGGAGCAAACGTCATCGCTGTCCAGCACCAATGAATGCTGCTGGAAGGGTGTGAATGGCCAGAGTCGTTACGTCGGTTCGTTTAAGTCTATTTTAAAGAATTCGACGACGAGTTACGAATGCGACAATTCAACAGATAGCACAGATAGCGGAGTTTTCTCATCGCCAGTGGCTAAAAAGCAATTGAAAAAGTTGAAGAAACGATCGACGACATACACGGACAGCGAAGAAGAAAGCGATGCAATGTGGCATCATGACCTGGATGATGGCCAGCACGTTTCGATGGAATTGTCTGGCGAAGAAGATGGTGAATTGACGCCCGTGCTGGAAGTCAGCCCGACGGAAGAGTTCACAGCAGATGGAAGCCAAACTAAACGACCAGTGATGGATGAAGACAAAGTGAGTCCAGCTAGCAAGGCGGATAATTGCTGGGCAGATTGCGTCGATGTCCGAATGATCGATTTCGCGCACACGACATTCTCCGGCTACCTAGGGCTGGACGAAAGGGTCCACTGGGGACCCGACAACGGATATCTTTTCGGTCTTGAAAATTTGACAGACATTTTGAGCGAATTGCAAGGATTTTCACTTCATCAGAGAAACGCCTTATCTTATTGATAGTTTGAATTACGCAATGTGTGGCACTGGGAGAGataatattttaaaacaaattccaGATGACAATGATGACGAACAAGTACAAAtatgataaaaagaaaatcagacctgtaaaaagaaaatccgtTAAAATTTAGGAGAATTTTAAACTTTCTTCACAACGTTGTTTTTACCAAATTTCTTTCAGAAATGTCGCTGAAGGGATATGTTATTTGGCTAATTGTAAATAATTTTGtactaaaaaaagaataaacacTGACATGAAAGaatattttctattgtttaaattgttttgggtTTTAACTCTTAAAGTTCATCAAATTGTTGACTAAATTTTGCTGTTGAAATGAGGTCAGAAAACTGGGTCTATCTCAGTGCGATCCCAATAGCAATTGCATATCATCAATTTTTCCGTGATGAatccacacaaaaagaaacaggacatagataaaaaaaaacattctgATAGTGGCCAGTACAAAGTGTGTGATTCGCCACTGTATATAAAATATACAGTTAACCGAAAATAGTTTGGCTGGCAGAGAGTTAACGTATTTGACATTAAAGCGGTCGGGAAACTAAAAATAGCTTTCATTAATATCTCGATCTTTTGACTTGAAAGAGAAACGATAATTAATACCTGATGGTCGCCGGGAACGGGCTTTTCATCTCCGAAGAGAACAATCCATTAAATAACAATAACGCAATTACTGCCTTTGTCAGTCATTTCTAAAGAATTGATTCCTGCTAAAGGTCATCTGCTTTTATAACATGAATCAATTCTAATTAGTAGTTCTctaagaaaagaaggaaaacatGTTAGCAGAGCAATTTcacaaattcatttttagCCAATTGGATATATTTATTCAATAAGAATTTGAGGCGTAGCTGATGTTTACGTCGTCGTAAGTCTAGCCGAGTTCTTGTTTGTTATTCTCTTGAACTACGCAGTTACGCAACATCCAAACACTCCCAGCCCTTTGTTTATTATTGCCAGAAAAACTACGCAATTAACATTACATCAACCCCTCTGGATAATTTAAGCAAATCTACTTAATCGTACATCTGTAACAAAATCTATCATACATTTGTTGTCAACATGTTATTGTCTTGATGTTTTGATCTTTGAATCTCGTCTGATAACGACACATCTTTTACATATCAAGAGATTACATTTTGGTGGTGCCCGTTTTCAAACTTTGGAATTGAGACACGATCGATTTGGACATTTCCAAGAAAACTTATTTACCCATCTAGACCACCCCTTCACAAGTTTTTCCTGTGTGAGCTATAATAAATGATGGCGTGAGAGAATTCCAAGTCTAGCGGCTGACATGTGAAACGTCATTGGCTCTGATTGAAACTTGATCGATTCCTAACAACCTCATGTTTTTTACTGAAATTTTTTCCACGTTAGCGCCCCTATGTATGAATAAGATATCAAATTATCTTTCATCACACAATTTTTAAGTATAAAAGTCACGGAAAAAAGACGTTAGATGAGGTAATTTTCTTGGGAAGGTTGCTGGaccttaaaaaacaaaacaaatttatgACACGAGAGCTTCGAAACGCATTGGGGAGCAATTGCAAATGTCAAGATTACACAACGGGAGAAAGGGAAATCTCGGATGAAATTGGCAATTTTATCTAGCGTATCTAATCAACACAAATTGAGATCACAGACGTCCGTTGGAGTTGAATAACGTGAATGTAGTACtttgtggggggggggggaacgaAATCCCATTCCATCACTAATTAATAGACGATCTGAATGGGGGCAAATGCTAAAATATCATCTTTGGTTTACAAGGATCAAAATACCGGATGGAGGATGGCTCCGCGACATCATTCTAGGATTGTTGTCTTATACTCCGTTAATCGTTTGATAAATCAGATATCACATAATGCAAGAATGACGCCAGGTGTTGTTAATTACGTAATTAACCCACCCAAACGATCCACGTGACGTACACTGGATAATTTGCGATTTCCTTAAATGTTGTCAGCCAGTATCGTTTGTTTAGTGTTTGCCGTATTGCAAAAGTAATTGGTAAAACAAAGCggataaaagaaaatggaacgAGTGAGGGATATTGACCTGTTCTGTAAAAATCCAATGTAGAAAATCTTGTACACGTGGATGAGGAGGCTCCTGCTGTTGTAGTATCGGAGAAAACTGTTTTAAACTGCAAGCTCCGCCTTCTAATTGCAAATTCAGCAAAACTTCTTGCCACTGTTGTGTCTGTCCTTTTCGGTACATTATTTAAAGTGTCGACAACAAACTTTAGCCTAATCAATAAAATCCTTTATCAGATTGCAGACGACAGAAAAATCTCGAATATTGGACTAGAGCACTGGACTGCTATGTCGCACTGGTCCATTGGATACTGTTTGTCAGATGAGGCCGTTGCCATAGCTACCTCAACTTTTAGTAGCAAAAGCAgtccaaaagaaagaaaattctaaCTAGGCTTTTAAAACATgaataaacaatttttttaatgtaaaatTCGCGtgtaaattattttcattcgagaaaaaaaaatagatgattcgtaatttaaaaatagttcAGCACAATTATTAACAGGAAGTGGCAACGTTTATTACATTTTACCCAATAAATTGGCAGATGCACACAAAATTTGGCACTTGCTTAAGGATTATCACCAGCGCCAGATAACAAAAGGTGACGGGTGTATAGAGATCTATTTCGATTATCCATGTGTATCTGTGTGATCTTAACAAGTAAGATCTAAACATCGTCTTATtattaaaaatcaaattagGTTTTATGTTACTGCATCTTTGTTATGCCATGTACGAAAAGAATGAGTcgaaatttttctattttattattgaaagCCTTGAAATGGTTAGCACATGTGCCAGTGGCTCATCATCTCAATCTAAGATCTGAATTATTCATGCGTGTGGAGTAGGTCCTTATTATttgtaaaaacaagtttttggCGTAAATAGTTGATCATGTTCACTGGTATTCTTGACGTATACTATTGGCAAAACAAAAGTGTTATGTTTCATTGATGTGAACAGAACATGGGGTACCATTTGTTCTACAAATTTTGGCCGCTGGCCATTACCCCGAGTTAGCGTGGCACTCGATATGGTTTCCATCTGTCAGGAATAGGAAGACATTCTCTTATTATTAGACTCAAGTGGCATTTGCAAATAATctatgtaaaacaaaaaaattatcagTATTTAATGTAGAATAATAACATTCATTTTCTATTCTatgaatatttgatgcaggaGCACAAGAATGAAGAAATTCTGCAAGAATCAAATTCCACCAACCAGATGTCTCTTAGAATCTCTGATGGTGAATGGGATGAGCCGAGTCAACACACCAAATAAGGTAATTATGTGACAAAGCTTTCTTGTTTATTCAAGATTCacgttttaaattattttgaagACATTTCGTTGCAAGGAATGGTgattttttgccaatttttcgTGAATGTTAATTGTGAAACATCATTATGTCACTAGAGGTCTCGCTGAATTGAGAAACCCACCAGTAATTTCGCCAATCACGCAAAACAGGCCcgtcttcttttcttatctCGTA
This genomic stretch from Daphnia magna isolate NIES linkage group LG10, ASM2063170v1.1, whole genome shotgun sequence harbors:
- the LOC116932570 gene encoding uncharacterized protein LOC116932570 isoform X1, whose product is MSFIEQPLVSEATTSNFPSVCLLSIRVCNERQHCHFVSKCGHRQVCFQFSSVQKNYIWLADGMVCWTVNDEKAVLDSATAIGNKMEVQPNAKKCKFQDQSEMKLPSLPADPCPDLRPFCHQVGGHTQFLQLDQSTVCKPLIPRELSFYLNAPPDIRTFTPKCKGVIQTWHQEGRQYWKRFAMDEISVTAEHSEISSHPNTRHDAPLRISLAGHEAISYHPAHTYTDGSSQFFMMLENVASASKFERPCVLDLKMGTRQHGDDASAEKRNRQMAKCAASTSASLGLRLCGMKVYEATSNKFFVQDKYFGRRLDADGLRKALVQFFASGGARRAGIIGAILERLRLLRKAIEQQDTFRFYSSSLLIVYEGCDENCEFYLGRDYHFLCPPPARRSSEPETADNVSCYKPARSSSDVQIPRLNEVAIQRQVSVADTNDCYLTDSCETQCFGTSPQSVDSGLDCLMMEQTSSLSSTNECCWKGVNGQSRYVGSFKSILKNSTTSYECDNSTDSTDSGVFSSPVAKKQLKKLKKRSTTYTDSEEESDAMWHHDLDDGQHVSMELSGEEDGELTPVLEVSPTEEFTADGSQTKRPVMDEDKVSPASKADNCWADCVDVRMIDFAHTTFSGYLGLDERVHWGPDNGYLFGLENLTDILSELQGFSLHQRNALSY
- the LOC116932570 gene encoding inositol hexakisphosphate kinase 1 isoform X2: MSFIEQPLVSEATTSNFPSVCLLSIRVCNERQHCHFVSKCGHRQVCFQFSSVQKNYIWLADGMVCWTVNDEKAVLDSATAIGNKMEVQPNAKKCKFQDQSEMKLPSLPADPCPDLRPFCHQVGGHTQFLQLDQSTVCKPLIPRELSFYLNAPPDIRTFTPKCKGVIQTWHQEGRQYWKRFAMDEISVTAEHSEISSHPNTRHDAPLRISLAGHEAISYHPAHTYTDGSSQFFMMLENVASASKFERPCVLDLKMGTRQHGDDASAEKRNRQMAKCAASTSASLGLRLCGMKVYEATSNKFFVQDKYFGRRLDADGLRKALVQFFASGGARRAGIIGAILERLRLLRKAIEQQDTFRFYSSSLLIVYEGCDENCEFYLGRDYHFLCPPPARRSSEPETADNVSCYKPARSSSDVQIPRLNEVAIQRQVSVADTNDCYLTDSCETQCFGTSPQSVDSGLDCLMMEQTSSLSSTNECCWKGVNGQSRYVDSTDSGVFSSPVAKKQLKKLKKRSTTYTDSEEESDAMWHHDLDDGQHVSMELSGEEDGELTPVLEVSPTEEFTADGSQTKRPVMDEDKVSPASKADNCWADCVDVRMIDFAHTTFSGYLGLDERVHWGPDNGYLFGLENLTDILSELQGFSLHQRNALSY
- the LOC116932570 gene encoding inositol hexakisphosphate kinase 1 isoform X3, with translation MVCWTVNDEKAVLDSATAIGNKMEVQPNAKKCKFQDQSEMKLPSLPADPCPDLRPFCHQVGGHTQFLQLDQSTVCKPLIPRELSFYLNAPPDIRTFTPKCKGVIQTWHQEGRQYWKRFAMDEISVTAEHSEISSHPNTRHDAPLRISLAGHEAISYHPAHTYTDGSSQFFMMLENVASASKFERPCVLDLKMGTRQHGDDASAEKRNRQMAKCAASTSASLGLRLCGMKVYEATSNKFFVQDKYFGRRLDADGLRKALVQFFASGGARRAGIIGAILERLRLLRKAIEQQDTFRFYSSSLLIVYEGCDENCEFYLGRDYHFLCPPPARRSSEPETADNVSCYKPARSSSDVQIPRLNEVAIQRQVSVADTNDCYLTDSCETQCFGTSPQSVDSGLDCLMMEQTSSLSSTNECCWKGVNGQSRYVGSFKSILKNSTTSYECDNSTDSTDSGVFSSPVAKKQLKKLKKRSTTYTDSEEESDAMWHHDLDDGQHVSMELSGEEDGELTPVLEVSPTEEFTADGSQTKRPVMDEDKVSPASKADNCWADCVDVRMIDFAHTTFSGYLGLDERVHWGPDNGYLFGLENLTDILSELQGFSLHQRNALSY